A stretch of Mesorhizobium sp. M2A.F.Ca.ET.046.03.2.1 DNA encodes these proteins:
- a CDS encoding aminomethyltransferase family protein: MHPFPKNRSLQDLIDETPDLVRYFRNNPVSPHARNRPSSAPLPAEHTNWREEQRAWRETAILFDQSHHMPELFLKGPDALKLLSHVGINSFENWGPGRAKQFIGCNHKGQIIGESVLHWLAEDHFELISGMQLQDWIQFNAETGGYNVTVTRDLQTAQNPKGPDGRTNFRFGMDGPNAEKIFQEVVEGQAPDIPFFRTAIVKIAGVNVMALRHGMAGHKGVELSGPYAECQKVRDKLLSVGAKYGLKPGGRLAYFSVSSESGWWAYPLPAIYTDPELRAFREWLPDTSWGAQAQLSGSLVCDSVEGYHLTPWETGVNRVMKFDHDFVGRAALEAMVAKPHRKKVTLVWNPDDVAAIQSSIFRPGLPCKYIELPTASYGFPQADAVLDSGGRLIGMAGFAGSTVNEASMVSLAVVEEAHAQPGTSVTLVWGEPDGGTSKPQVERHRQYEVRCTVAPAPYASAVRDMKYAGIGRAAA; the protein is encoded by the coding sequence ATGCATCCATTCCCCAAGAACCGGTCCCTGCAGGACCTTATCGATGAGACCCCGGATCTCGTCAGATATTTTCGCAACAACCCGGTGTCGCCGCATGCGCGCAACCGCCCGAGCAGCGCACCGCTTCCCGCAGAGCACACAAACTGGCGCGAAGAGCAGCGGGCTTGGCGAGAAACCGCCATTCTGTTCGACCAGTCCCATCACATGCCGGAGCTCTTTCTCAAGGGGCCGGATGCGTTGAAGCTGCTTTCGCATGTCGGCATCAACAGCTTCGAAAATTGGGGGCCTGGACGAGCCAAGCAGTTCATCGGCTGCAATCACAAAGGCCAGATCATCGGGGAATCGGTGCTTCACTGGCTGGCCGAGGATCACTTCGAGCTGATTTCGGGAATGCAGCTGCAGGACTGGATCCAGTTCAACGCCGAAACGGGCGGCTATAACGTTACGGTGACGCGCGACCTGCAGACCGCGCAGAACCCGAAAGGGCCCGACGGGCGAACGAATTTCCGCTTCGGCATGGACGGGCCCAACGCGGAGAAGATTTTCCAGGAGGTCGTTGAAGGCCAGGCGCCCGACATCCCGTTCTTCCGCACCGCGATAGTCAAAATCGCCGGCGTCAACGTCATGGCGCTGCGCCACGGCATGGCTGGACACAAGGGCGTCGAGCTATCCGGGCCCTATGCTGAGTGCCAGAAGGTGCGCGACAAGCTGCTCTCCGTCGGCGCGAAATATGGCCTCAAGCCGGGCGGACGCCTCGCCTATTTCAGCGTCAGCAGCGAGTCCGGATGGTGGGCCTACCCGCTCCCCGCCATCTACACTGATCCGGAACTGCGGGCGTTTCGTGAATGGCTTCCCGACACATCCTGGGGCGCGCAGGCCCAACTCTCCGGCAGTCTCGTCTGCGACTCGGTGGAAGGCTACCACCTCACCCCCTGGGAAACCGGCGTGAACCGCGTGATGAAGTTCGACCATGACTTCGTCGGACGCGCGGCCTTGGAGGCCATGGTCGCCAAACCGCATCGCAAGAAGGTGACCCTTGTCTGGAACCCGGACGATGTCGCCGCGATCCAGAGTTCGATCTTCCGGCCGGGCCTGCCTTGCAAATATATCGAGTTGCCGACAGCCTCCTACGGCTTTCCCCAGGCCGACGCCGTTCTCGATAGCGGTGGCAGACTGATTGGCATGGCGGGCTTTGCGGGATCCACGGTCAACGAAGCCTCGATGGTGTCGTTGGCCGTCGTCGAAGAAGCGCATGCTCAGCCCGGCACCAGTGTCACCCTCGTGTGGGGAGAACCCGACGGCGGCACAAGCAAGCCGCAGGTGGAGCGTCACCGTCAGTATGAGGTGCGGTGCACCGTCGCCCCTGCTCCATACGCATCTGCCGTCCGCGACATGAAATATGCGGGAATCGGCAGGGCCGCTGCGTGA
- a CDS encoding SDR family oxidoreductase produces the protein MGKLDGKTVIITGGVHGFGAAYVRAAAAEGANVAVCDVLDAASIVAEVGDKAWGRTCDVSDRDSVASFVAETVDRFGCVDGLVNNAAVFASLMNKPFEDIDPDEFDLVMRVNIRGVFEMCRAVLPSMRARGYGKIVNISSGTFFKGSPGMAHYVASKGAVIALTRVVAREAGGDGVRVNCIAPRDQEPEDINGAVMFLLSPESDFISGQTLAVDGGSVMIN, from the coding sequence ATGGGAAAGCTCGACGGAAAAACGGTCATCATCACCGGCGGTGTGCATGGCTTCGGCGCAGCCTATGTGCGAGCGGCAGCGGCGGAAGGCGCAAACGTCGCGGTCTGTGACGTCCTGGATGCGGCCTCGATCGTGGCGGAGGTCGGCGACAAGGCCTGGGGACGCACGTGCGACGTTTCAGACCGGGACTCGGTTGCCAGCTTCGTGGCGGAGACGGTCGACCGGTTCGGTTGCGTGGACGGCCTCGTGAACAATGCCGCCGTCTTCGCCTCCCTGATGAACAAGCCCTTCGAGGACATCGACCCCGACGAGTTCGATCTGGTCATGAGGGTCAATATCCGCGGTGTCTTCGAGATGTGCCGGGCGGTGCTGCCCTCCATGCGGGCGCGAGGCTATGGCAAGATCGTCAACATCTCCTCCGGCACCTTCTTCAAGGGCTCACCCGGAATGGCGCACTATGTTGCGTCGAAGGGAGCAGTGATCGCGCTCACGCGGGTCGTCGCCCGCGAGGCCGGTGGCGACGGCGTGCGCGTCAATTGCATCGCGCCCCGTGACCAGGAGCCTGAGGATATCAATGGAGCGGTCATGTTTCTGCTTTCGCCGGAAAGCGATTTCATTTCCGGCCAGACGCTGGCCGTCGACGGCGGGTCGGTCATGATCAATTGA
- a CDS encoding AraC family transcriptional regulator, translating to MEIMDKLTEIAGVIARHVSKDGFHATPIERVTLVRSSTVTMPMPNVYRPQLCLVAQGHKEVRLGDRVFKYGPGRYGIVTYDLPATGHVVEATPDKPYLCLYLDFDPVMLGDLALRVPPPPGAPSPPIGKTVSDAGAGLLDATLRLLRLLDDPAALPVLGPLAEQEILYHLLAGPDGARMRHITSSQGRVAQVGRAIAWIGKNFRERFSIERLAAEVGMSPSSLHEHFRAVTALTPLQFQKQLRLQDARSLMLVQDIDATTAAFHVGYESPSQFSREYRRHFGEPPARDIARLRAAPGLAVVA from the coding sequence ATGGAAATCATGGATAAACTGACCGAAATCGCAGGCGTCATTGCCCGTCACGTCTCGAAAGATGGCTTCCACGCCACTCCCATCGAGCGCGTTACGCTTGTTCGATCCTCCACGGTGACGATGCCGATGCCGAATGTTTACCGGCCGCAGCTGTGCCTCGTCGCACAGGGACACAAGGAGGTCAGGCTGGGCGACCGTGTGTTCAAATACGGACCGGGGCGCTATGGGATCGTGACCTACGACCTGCCGGCGACGGGCCATGTGGTCGAGGCGACGCCCGACAAGCCATATCTCTGCCTGTACCTCGATTTCGATCCGGTCATGCTGGGGGATTTGGCGCTGCGCGTGCCCCCGCCGCCGGGAGCGCCGTCCCCACCGATTGGCAAGACGGTGTCTGACGCTGGCGCCGGCCTGCTCGATGCGACGCTGCGCTTGCTGCGCCTGCTCGATGATCCGGCAGCGCTGCCCGTGCTTGGGCCGCTCGCCGAGCAGGAAATTCTCTATCACCTGCTCGCTGGCCCGGACGGTGCCAGGATGCGCCACATCACCTCCAGCCAGGGTCGGGTGGCCCAGGTCGGTCGCGCCATCGCTTGGATCGGGAAGAACTTCCGGGAACGGTTCAGCATCGAGCGGCTCGCCGCGGAAGTAGGCATGAGTCCGTCGAGCCTGCACGAGCATTTTCGTGCCGTGACGGCGCTGACGCCGCTGCAATTCCAGAAGCAGCTCAGGCTGCAGGATGCGCGCAGCCTGATGCTGGTCCAGGATATCGACGCCACGACTGCCGCCTTCCACGTGGGTTACGAAAGCCCGTCGCAGTTCAGTCGCGAATATCGCCGCCACTTTGGAGAACCGCCGGCACGCGACATAGCCCGCTTGCGCGCTGCGCCGGGCTTGGCAGTCGTCGCTTGA
- a CDS encoding aldo/keto reductase, with protein MTIDKLKTPTVALGTWAWGDSGEIGNGYFGSSLTQATLEEVADKAHAAGLTLWDTAIVYGMGRSETVLGEVLKRYARSDYQLSTKFTPQAAGTGDDPMADMLEQSLARLGTDYIDLYWIHNPTDVARWTPHLIPLLKSGKIKHVGVSNHNLSEIELANQILGEAGFRVEAIQNHYSLLYRSSEEAGILDYCHNHGIQFFAYMVLEQGALTGKYSPENPLPEGTNRAKAYNGILPQLKALTDKLASIGQKQGAAAPDVATAWAIAKGTTPLVGVTKPNHIDGLVRASKITLTSDNIAELEALAGAANVNTRGWWEKEMQV; from the coding sequence ATGACAATCGATAAACTGAAAACCCCCACTGTCGCACTGGGCACCTGGGCCTGGGGTGACAGCGGCGAGATTGGCAACGGCTACTTCGGCAGCAGCCTCACCCAGGCTACCCTGGAAGAGGTCGCCGACAAGGCACATGCGGCCGGGCTCACCCTGTGGGACACCGCCATTGTGTACGGCATGGGCCGTTCAGAGACCGTGCTCGGGGAGGTCCTGAAGCGCTACGCCCGCAGCGACTACCAGCTCTCCACGAAGTTCACCCCGCAAGCCGCGGGAACCGGCGACGACCCGATGGCGGACATGCTGGAACAGAGCCTCGCACGCCTCGGCACCGACTACATCGACCTCTATTGGATTCACAATCCAACCGATGTGGCGCGGTGGACGCCCCACCTGATCCCGTTGCTGAAGAGCGGGAAAATCAAACATGTCGGCGTCTCGAATCACAACCTGAGTGAAATCGAACTCGCGAACCAGATCCTCGGCGAAGCCGGGTTCCGGGTCGAGGCCATCCAGAACCACTATAGCCTCCTCTACCGCAGCTCCGAGGAAGCCGGTATCCTGGACTACTGCCACAACCACGGCATCCAATTCTTCGCCTATATGGTGCTTGAACAGGGCGCCCTGACCGGCAAGTACAGTCCGGAGAACCCGCTACCGGAAGGCACCAATCGGGCGAAGGCTTACAATGGCATACTTCCTCAGTTGAAGGCCCTGACGGACAAGCTCGCCTCGATCGGCCAGAAGCAGGGTGCAGCAGCACCCGATGTCGCGACGGCTTGGGCTATCGCCAAGGGCACGACGCCGCTCGTCGGCGTCACCAAGCCCAACCACATCGATGGTCTGGTCCGAGCCAGCAAGATCACGCTCACCAGCGACAACATCGCGGAGCTGGAAGCTCTCGCCGGCGCCGCTAACGTGAATACCCGCGGCTGGTGGGAAAAAGAGATGCAGGTTTAA
- a CDS encoding YafY family protein, translating into MPRSDRLLRLLQLIRMMSPPITAARLAEDTGISVRALYRDIDALRAAGARIEGQRGYGYKLIEDPSLPPQSLDRDEIEALALGLAEVGSWGDPMLARAAASVLTKVAATLSDERGRQLVHAIARVFQPEPRYAGDMDLAPLRDACWQEVAVKIGYRDLQDRDSEREILPLSLVYNEDCVTVLSWCCLRDDFRMFRTDRIIEIRSTGRSFRPRRVVLLRRYLEQLQEQLNAGAAARRARSSDAS; encoded by the coding sequence ATGCCGCGCTCTGATCGTCTTCTGCGCCTGCTCCAGCTTATCCGCATGATGTCGCCGCCGATCACCGCGGCGCGTCTCGCCGAGGACACAGGCATATCCGTCCGGGCGCTTTACCGCGACATCGACGCGCTTCGTGCGGCGGGCGCACGGATCGAAGGGCAGCGCGGCTATGGCTACAAACTGATCGAAGATCCGTCACTACCGCCGCAATCGTTAGATCGCGACGAGATCGAAGCTCTTGCGCTGGGTCTAGCCGAGGTTGGTTCCTGGGGCGATCCGATGCTGGCGAGGGCGGCCGCTTCTGTCCTCACAAAGGTTGCGGCCACGCTGTCGGATGAACGCGGGCGGCAACTTGTCCATGCGATCGCGCGCGTTTTCCAGCCCGAGCCGCGATATGCGGGCGATATGGATCTTGCACCTCTACGCGATGCTTGCTGGCAGGAGGTGGCAGTGAAAATCGGCTACCGCGATTTGCAGGACCGCGACAGCGAGCGCGAGATCCTGCCGCTTTCCTTGGTCTATAATGAAGACTGCGTCACCGTTCTCTCCTGGTGCTGCCTGCGCGACGATTTCCGAATGTTCAGGACCGACCGGATAATCGAGATCCGATCAACCGGTCGCAGCTTCCGCCCGCGGCGCGTCGTTCTATTGCGGAGATATCTGGAACAGCTGCAGGAGCAGCTGAACGCCGGAGCGGCCGCGAGACGAGCGCGATCGAGTGATGCGTCGTAA
- a CDS encoding VOC family protein, translating into MTFTVTTHLNFNGQARAALDFYVRVFDGEQVLMTYEAMGQAEVAAAPDNIIWGQVISKEGFRIMAFDVRAGQEYNAGKNAFYVSLSGSSLEDNRARWSRLAEGATILQDLAPTQWSPLFGMLIDRFGITWVVDVATGATH; encoded by the coding sequence ATGACCTTTACTGTGACGACCCATCTCAACTTTAATGGACAGGCTCGCGCTGCGCTCGACTTCTATGTCCGAGTATTCGACGGAGAGCAGGTTTTGATGACCTATGAGGCGATGGGCCAGGCCGAAGTCGCCGCCGCGCCTGACAACATCATTTGGGGCCAGGTCATCTCCAAAGAGGGCTTCCGGATCATGGCCTTCGATGTGCGGGCGGGGCAGGAATACAATGCAGGCAAGAACGCCTTTTATGTGTCGCTCAGCGGATCGAGCCTTGAAGACAATAGGGCGCGCTGGTCGCGATTGGCAGAAGGCGCCACGATCCTGCAAGATCTTGCGCCGACGCAATGGTCCCCGCTCTTTGGCATGCTGATCGACCGTTTCGGCATTACATGGGTGGTCGACGTTGCGACCGGCGCCACGCACTGA
- a CDS encoding P-loop NTPase fold protein, whose protein sequence is MDETVARASHREAEEYLSRYLAAEGTDYAVMIDGPWGSGKTYFLKSFLDRRNAAVLNWDPLSASGRYWYASLAGVSNVNQIYEQFFASEHGKSGRIATEIALRASAYFSKNTVGTPADAAKIRRAMLDPRERVLVFDDLERSSMPVLEALALVYSFAKDGVKVIVIANEEEIASPVRNINKIPEEAEPARSDYERQKEKFVSKTIRVGSDPEVVLPLFTARMTSPTAKACVERSTETVLGVFRASKMQNLRSLRQAIEDFDHLVGMLEATLREHPKAVDAILVYLVAVEMEFRGGTNGMSVEGIRALRSERWSSLLGKGPSGTGVRLLASYPMVSWNDPIIPPEHVATLLKAGTIAIEELISRVQSHPAVAPPQNLAPWRALWDWTSLSRAQYVYFRDLLVGQLANRSILHPGELLHAIGEVLRLRKFGDDLINGADPDAYFRQYVDEVVADRRLQPLTELFGFSSGSHAGLVYPENDTPEFQMLRHLVREGVGKVRDAKLADMLPAFLADLRLDQRAALRLNNYGEKEGNLQGVPFLQLCDPKEFAELLVDGSTPRETVMAAFLDRYSNDVHEKSLAAEHPWVEDVEREFAVLVDREAPPYKRLLEYRQSWMKSELNKSLRRTGTPATSTAA, encoded by the coding sequence ATGGACGAGACTGTAGCTAGAGCGAGCCACCGAGAGGCGGAGGAATACCTCAGCCGATACCTTGCAGCGGAGGGGACCGATTATGCTGTCATGATCGACGGTCCATGGGGCTCGGGCAAGACCTATTTCCTGAAATCGTTCCTGGATCGGCGCAACGCTGCAGTGCTCAACTGGGATCCTTTGAGTGCGAGCGGCCGCTACTGGTACGCGTCGCTGGCCGGAGTTAGCAATGTCAATCAAATCTACGAGCAGTTCTTCGCATCCGAACATGGTAAGTCCGGCCGGATCGCCACGGAGATTGCGCTGCGTGCCAGCGCCTATTTTTCGAAGAATACGGTAGGCACGCCAGCAGACGCAGCGAAAATCCGTCGCGCCATGCTCGATCCGCGCGAACGAGTGCTAGTGTTCGACGATCTCGAACGTTCCTCGATGCCCGTGCTTGAAGCGTTGGCGCTCGTGTACTCGTTCGCAAAGGACGGTGTAAAAGTCATCGTCATTGCGAACGAGGAGGAAATAGCGTCGCCGGTGCGCAACATCAATAAGATCCCCGAGGAGGCTGAGCCCGCCCGATCGGACTACGAACGGCAGAAGGAGAAATTCGTCAGCAAGACGATAAGAGTTGGTTCGGACCCGGAAGTAGTCTTGCCCTTATTCACTGCGCGGATGACGTCGCCGACTGCGAAGGCGTGCGTGGAACGTTCCACGGAAACAGTTTTGGGCGTGTTCCGAGCGTCCAAAATGCAGAATCTTCGAAGCCTCCGCCAGGCCATTGAGGACTTCGATCACTTAGTCGGCATGCTCGAAGCGACGCTGAGGGAACACCCCAAGGCAGTGGACGCGATCCTGGTTTATCTCGTTGCGGTTGAGATGGAGTTTCGCGGCGGCACCAACGGGATGTCGGTCGAAGGCATCCGCGCGCTGCGTTCAGAACGCTGGTCGAGCCTGCTTGGCAAAGGTCCGAGCGGGACTGGAGTTCGCCTGCTGGCGTCCTACCCGATGGTGTCTTGGAATGATCCGATCATCCCGCCCGAGCATGTGGCAACGCTGCTCAAAGCCGGAACAATCGCAATCGAAGAACTTATAAGTCGGGTTCAGTCGCACCCAGCAGTTGCCCCACCGCAAAATCTAGCCCCTTGGAGAGCCCTATGGGACTGGACCTCTTTGTCGAGGGCACAGTACGTTTATTTTCGGGACCTTTTGGTAGGGCAACTTGCCAATCGCTCGATCCTCCATCCCGGAGAACTTCTCCATGCAATCGGCGAGGTTCTGCGACTTCGCAAATTTGGTGACGATCTGATCAACGGGGCCGATCCAGACGCCTACTTCAGACAGTATGTCGATGAGGTGGTTGCCGACCGGCGGCTTCAGCCTTTGACAGAATTGTTCGGATTCAGCTCTGGCTCGCATGCCGGTCTGGTCTACCCGGAGAATGACACCCCTGAATTCCAAATGCTGAGGCACCTGGTCCGTGAGGGTGTCGGGAAAGTTCGGGACGCGAAACTGGCTGACATGCTCCCAGCTTTCCTGGCGGATTTACGACTCGATCAGCGGGCAGCTCTCCGCCTTAACAACTACGGAGAGAAAGAAGGCAACCTGCAGGGCGTTCCATTCCTCCAACTCTGCGATCCTAAGGAGTTCGCCGAACTACTCGTCGATGGGTCGACGCCACGGGAGACCGTGATGGCCGCATTCCTAGATCGCTACTCGAACGATGTTCACGAGAAGTCATTAGCGGCCGAACACCCCTGGGTCGAGGATGTCGAAAGGGAGTTTGCGGTGTTAGTGGACCGCGAGGCACCTCCGTATAAGCGTCTTCTGGAGTATCGACAGAGTTGGATGAAAAGCGAACTAAACAAGAGTCTTAGACGCACGGGAACTCCAGCAACTTCAACAGCCGCGTAG
- a CDS encoding ABC transporter permease, whose amino-acid sequence MIAAPRLSTILLAAITVLVAALLYSPLFVPIASSFFPVARGEVDWSSPTVETYVALAGNHEILAALRTTLVVGVCTVVLSVVSGTLLALYYHGRRAGRSLLQFIVFLPFLMPPIISGLALLIFFREIGLERSLLTVVIGHTVFVLAIVYRTVLTRLQSMSRTLVEASYDLGATKWQTFWRVILPNLSSATVGGAILAFALSFDETMITILVTGTQTTLPVRLWAMMRLGFSPDINALVALILMFTILLCALAARFLVPRQIATQRS is encoded by the coding sequence TTGATCGCAGCGCCGCGCCTCTCCACCATCCTTCTCGCCGCGATAACCGTCCTGGTCGCGGCGCTGCTCTACAGCCCGCTTTTCGTGCCCATCGCGTCGTCCTTCTTTCCCGTGGCGCGCGGCGAGGTCGACTGGTCGTCACCGACGGTCGAGACCTATGTCGCATTGGCTGGGAATCACGAGATTCTGGCCGCCCTCCGCACCACGCTCGTCGTCGGCGTCTGCACGGTCGTCCTCTCGGTCGTGAGCGGCACATTGCTGGCCCTCTACTATCATGGCCGCCGCGCCGGCCGCTCGCTGCTGCAGTTCATCGTCTTTCTGCCGTTCCTGATGCCGCCCATCATCAGCGGCCTGGCGCTGTTGATCTTCTTCCGTGAGATCGGGCTCGAACGCTCGCTGCTGACGGTCGTCATAGGCCATACGGTCTTCGTGCTCGCCATCGTCTATCGCACGGTGCTGACGCGCCTGCAGTCGATGAGCCGCACGCTGGTCGAGGCCTCCTACGACCTCGGCGCGACCAAATGGCAGACCTTCTGGCGCGTCATCCTGCCCAACCTTTCGAGCGCGACGGTGGGCGGCGCCATCCTGGCTTTCGCCCTGTCATTCGACGAGACCATGATCACCATTCTGGTCACCGGCACCCAGACGACGCTGCCGGTACGCCTGTGGGCGATGATGCGACTGGGTTTCTCGCCGGATATCAACGCGCTGGTGGCGCTGATCCTGATGTTCACCATCTTGCTCTGCGCCCTTGCGGCCAGGTTCCTGGTTCCGAGGCAGATCGCCACGCAGCGCAGTTGA
- a CDS encoding ABC transporter permease — MKSAGLARPVAIRWSPLVTALAFALPVVFVLVPLAIFLVYSFFSVDQGQIVYAPTLANYLRFFTDPVFLPVFWRTIVLCLSVAVISILLAYPTAYFLTTLRGRWRYALLMLLMVPLLMSYVIKIYAIRSILGLNGFLNKALVGLGILAEPSTLFVFNMNAILLTLTLLLIPFAILPIFLALERIPQVLLRASDDLGASSLQTFLRITLPLSLPGVASAASFVFVLAIGDFLTPQMVGGISGFTFGRILYSQFGTAYNWPFGAALSVALAVVVIVAILLGERFGRNRGTSL; from the coding sequence ATGAAGAGCGCTGGCCTGGCGCGTCCCGTCGCCATCCGCTGGTCGCCGCTGGTCACCGCGCTTGCCTTTGCGTTGCCGGTGGTGTTCGTCCTGGTGCCACTGGCGATCTTCCTGGTCTACAGCTTCTTCAGCGTCGACCAGGGCCAGATCGTCTATGCGCCGACGCTCGCCAACTATCTCCGCTTCTTCACCGATCCCGTCTTCCTCCCGGTGTTCTGGCGCACGATCGTGCTCTGCCTGTCGGTGGCGGTGATCTCGATCCTGCTCGCCTATCCGACAGCCTATTTCCTGACCACGCTGCGCGGCCGCTGGCGTTACGCGCTGCTGATGCTGCTCATGGTGCCGCTCTTGATGAGCTACGTCATCAAGATCTACGCGATACGCAGCATTCTCGGCCTCAATGGTTTTCTCAACAAGGCGCTGGTCGGACTTGGCATTCTCGCCGAGCCGTCGACGCTCTTCGTCTTCAACATGAACGCTATCCTGCTCACGCTGACGCTGCTTTTGATTCCCTTCGCGATCCTGCCGATCTTCCTGGCACTGGAGCGCATCCCGCAGGTGCTGTTGCGCGCGTCCGACGATCTCGGCGCAAGCAGCCTGCAGACGTTCCTGCGCATCACCTTGCCGCTGTCCCTGCCCGGCGTCGCCTCGGCGGCGAGCTTCGTCTTCGTGCTGGCGATCGGCGATTTCCTGACGCCGCAGATGGTCGGCGGCATCAGCGGCTTCACCTTCGGCCGCATCCTCTACAGCCAGTTCGGCACCGCCTATAACTGGCCCTTCGGCGCCGCTCTGTCGGTGGCGCTGGCCGTCGTGGTGATCGTCGCGATCCTTCTCGGCGAGCGCTTCGGGCGCAATCGGGGGACCTCGCTTTGA
- a CDS encoding ABC transporter ATP-binding protein — protein MNQTSDLLTLRSVSKSYGTVPVLYDIDLAIRDGEFLTVLGPSGSGKTTVLRLIGGLEPLTSGEIRLDGQDISGMPINRRPFNTVFQDYALFPHLTVAGNVGYGLSVRHVARKEIARRVAEALELVQLGRFADRFPAQLSGGQRQRVALARALICQPRLVLLDEPLAALDLELRRQMQEFLKSIQREVKTTFLFVTHDQEEAIGMADRICVMQAGHIRQLGSPHELYYKPNCEFVARFFGENNLVGGRLAETQGEFRAIETALGRLVCSVAGQPHLKAAATGASGFAAFRPEALRLAGDGDAGNRLSGIVADLAFAGSSTVATITAGGDAAHRLRLRFPSRVDGSALRTGETVALSFAPHEGHLVLA, from the coding sequence ATGAACCAGACCAGCGACCTTCTCACGCTGCGCTCCGTCTCGAAGTCCTATGGCACCGTTCCCGTGCTCTACGACATCGACCTTGCGATCCGCGATGGCGAGTTCTTGACCGTGCTGGGACCGTCCGGTTCGGGCAAGACCACGGTGCTCAGGCTGATCGGCGGCCTGGAGCCGCTGACTTCGGGCGAGATCCGCCTCGACGGCCAGGACATCAGCGGCATGCCGATCAACCGGCGGCCCTTCAACACCGTGTTCCAGGACTATGCGCTGTTCCCGCATCTTACCGTCGCCGGCAATGTCGGCTACGGCCTGTCGGTTCGCCACGTGGCGCGCAAGGAGATCGCGCGCCGCGTCGCCGAGGCTCTGGAATTGGTGCAGCTCGGGCGGTTCGCCGACCGCTTTCCAGCCCAGCTCTCCGGCGGCCAGCGCCAGCGCGTGGCGCTCGCTCGCGCCCTGATCTGCCAGCCCCGGCTCGTCCTGCTCGACGAGCCGCTCGCGGCTCTCGACCTCGAACTGCGCCGGCAGATGCAGGAGTTCCTGAAATCCATCCAGCGCGAGGTCAAGACCACCTTCCTGTTCGTCACCCACGACCAGGAGGAAGCCATCGGCATGGCCGACCGGATCTGCGTCATGCAGGCCGGCCATATCCGCCAGCTCGGCAGCCCGCACGAGCTTTATTACAAGCCGAACTGCGAGTTCGTGGCGCGCTTCTTCGGCGAGAACAATCTCGTGGGAGGCAGGCTCGCTGAGACGCAGGGCGAATTCCGCGCGATCGAGACGGCGCTCGGCCGGCTGGTCTGTTCGGTCGCTGGCCAGCCGCATCTCAAGGCCGCGGCGACCGGCGCCAGCGGCTTCGCCGCCTTCCGCCCCGAAGCGCTGCGACTTGCCGGCGACGGCGATGCCGGGAACCGTCTTTCCGGCATCGTCGCCGATCTTGCCTTTGCCGGCTCCTCGACGGTCGCCACCATCACGGCCGGCGGCGATGCCGCGCATCGCCTCAGGCTGCGCTTTCCGAGCCGGGTGGACGGCAGCGCGCTCAGGACCGGTGAGACCGTGGCGCTTTCCTTCGCGCCGCACGAAGGCCATCTGGTGCTGGCATGA